Within the Desulfobulbaceae bacterium genome, the region TTATATTGCAAAACATAGGGGAGGAGCACAGCGTTAGCTAACCCATGGGGAATTCCAAACATTCCACCCAATGGATATGCCATCGCATGCACTAACCCGACGCCGGCTGTTGCTAAAGCCTTACCAGCCAGCATACTCCCCAGCAACATATCAGTACGTGCACTTATGTTGCCGCCATGAGCGTAGACCTTGGGCAAGCTGGCGCTGATTAACTTCATAGCTTCCAATGCATACATATCGGAGATTGGATGAGACTGAGTTGATACAAATGCCTCAATAGCATGGGTGAAAGCGTCAATCCCGGTTGCGGCGGTGACATGAGGTGGCATAGTAAGAGTTAACTCAGGATCCAATATCGCTGCTTCCGGATAAAGAGGATCACCATTCATCCCACCTTTTGAACTGGTTTTTTCATTAATAAATACGGCCGTAAAACTAACCTCAGCACCAGTGCCAGCAGTAGTAGGAACCATGATTTTAGGAACACCGGCCTTGGCAATCTTACCAAGGCCGAGATAGTTTTCAGCACACCCCCCATTCGTCAACAATATACTAACTGCCTTGGCAACATCCATCGCTGAACCGCCACCAACGCCAACTACACAATCCGCTCCAGCCTGTCGCGCTAACTCAGCGCCACGATCCGCCAAGCGTAGTCCTGGCTCTGGATCAATCTCAGTAAAAATTGTAAAGGGGATTGCTTCATCATCTAACGGTTTAGTAATCTTCCCCATTAGATTAGCGGCAACTACTCCAGGGTCGGCAACTAAAAAAACTTTGGTACCTTTGAGATTTTTAACAATCATGCCTAGATCAGCAATAGCGCCACAGCCAAACCGAATAGTTGTCGGTTGTCTAACAGTAAAATCAGGTGATAAAATCATAAGTAGTCCTTTTGTATTGAACAAATAAAAAACACCGAATAAAGTGAATTGAATTTACCGTAGTCATCTCCGGTAAGGCAACTAAAAAGTGCGTCACGTAAGGAATCAGCTAAATCATGGAACAATTCATCAGTAGATCAGAGCACAAACGTCGGGGCAAAACACTGGAAGAACTCGCATCAGAACTCGTGAATCTCTCGGCCTCCGAGATTAAACGACTCACCTGCGAAGATTTCCTCAAAGAGGAGATAAAAAGTGCTTCAGGGATGTCCGGCGGCGCAAAAAAAAGACAAACAAAATATATTGCCAAATGCCTACGCCAAACCGACTGTGAACCCCTCTTTTCATTCCTGGATGAAAAGAAAGGATCCAAGTTAAAAGAGAACAAGGTCTTTCACGAACTGGAACGTCTGCGAGATGACATTATTTCCGAGGCGCTTATCGCGATGCGGGAGGCAGCAACAAGACACGAAAAACTAGACTCCAGTTGGGACAGTGAAACAATCGATGTTGCAGCACATCAGTTTCCAGGAATCGACAAGAATTCACTTAAAAATACCGCAATTCAATACGTGAGGTCTAGAAAACCAACTTTTAATCGTGAATTATTTCGATTATTGAAAGCGGCGAGGGATCAGCAACAATTTGGTGATGATGCAGATACTTCTGGCTCTCAACCTGAGGAATAAACAACAACTATGGAATATCGCTCGGGAAAAACAGGCAGGATAATCGTGATTCGCTTTGACAATGACGATGACCTGTTACAAGGATTGAAGCACATTGTACAAAAAGAGGGGATTAAGGCAGCTTATTTCACAATCTTTGGTGGATTACAGCAAGCAGACGTTGTGACTGGCCCCATAGAGCCAACTATACCACCAGTGCCTGTTTGGGCGAAGATAGATGAAGCTAGGGAAGTTGTGGGGCTTGGGAGCATTTTTTTAGACGAAAATGACGAGCCAAGAATCCATCTCCACTCGGCCCTTGGACATCACGGGCAAACAACAACCGCCTGTATCAGGAAAGGAACCAAAACGTACCTCCTCTTAGAGGCATATCTTACTGAAATTCTTGAAATCAATATAACTCGACCATGGTTTGCGGATGGCCAATTTTACCGAATATGTTTTAGTTAGTATAGCACACAAAAAAACCGGCATAATGCCGGTTTTTTTGTGTGCTACACTAACTGTATTTTTGAATTTTAGTACATTAATTACTTTCTGTTATAATCTCGGAAGATTCACTTTCTTTGTAATTAACCAATTCTAATATTGCCATTGGTGCGGCATCACCTATACGATTCCCAGTCCTGATGATTCTTGTATATCCACCATTCCTGTCCATATAGTCATTCTTTAAATTATCAAATAATTTAGCAACAATCTCATCTTTCTTCATAAATGCTAACGCTTGTCGTCGTGCGTGCAAATCGCCACGCTTAGCCAACGTCATCATTTTATCAACCATTTTCCGAGCTTCTTTGGCTTTCGGAGTCGTTGTTACAATCCTTTCATGCTCAAAAAGAGAGGTAACCATATTCCGAATCATAGCATCTCGATGCGATGAATTACGTCCAAGTCTTCTTCCTGCTTTTCTATGTCTCATTGTAATATAACCTTATTCTCAGTTTACAAATCTTCTTGGGGTTCCTGTGAGGGTGGTTGTACCCAACCTTCAACCTTCATTCCCAACGACAGACCCATTTCAGAAAGTAATTGCTTAATTTCATTCAATGACTTTCGACCAAAATTTTTGGTCTTCAGCATTTCTGTTTCGGTTTTTTGTACTAATTCACCGATATATTTTATGTCCGCATTTCGCAAGCAATTAGCTGAGCGGACAGAAAGCTCAAGATCATCAACACTTCTATATAAATTTTCATTTACAGCGATAAGAGTTGCGTCGGATGATTGCTCAATTTCTGGCTCAACACGATCTTCATCAAAATTAATGAAAATTCTCATCTGCTCCTTGAGAATTTTTGCAGCATAAGCAAGCGAATTCTCAGGGGTGATACTTCCATCAGTATGAATTTCCATTGTCAACTTATCATAATCAGTCTGTTGACCAACTCTTGCTTGACTAACAACGATTTTCACCTTCTGGATCGGCGTAAATATTGCGTCAATCGGGAAGGTATCAATACTCATATCTTCAGTTTTATTATTTTCTGCTGGTGAATATCCTTTTCCCCATCTAACCTGAAACTCAGCAACCATCTTGCCTTCACTTCCGGTTATAGTACAAATGTGTTGTTCAGGATTCATCACTTCAACCATACCATCAGGTGAAATAATATCAGCAGCTGTCACTGGTCCCTTATCTGTTTTTTCTATTCGTATGACGGCTGAATTCTGCGAATTTAAACGGAGCCTAACTTCCTTTAAATTAAGTATAATTTCAATAACATCTTCCAAAACACCAGGAATCGTTGAATATTCATGATGTGCACCTTCAATATTAACAGAAGTGATCGCAGCACCTTGAATGGAAGACAATAATATTCTTCTCAAGCAATTTCCAACGGTTGTTGCAAAACCACGTTCCAAAGGCTGGCATGTAAATTTACCATATCTATTGGTATGCGTTGCAGAATCAACCTCTAGCCGTTCTGGTAGGATAAGTTCTGTCCAATTACGATAAATTGGGTCAGAATCCATTTGAATATTCAAGTCAGTATGAGTCATATTGTGTCTTATTTAGAATAAAGTTCAACTATAAGGTTTTCCTGAATTGGCATAGTGATTTCTTCACGATTCGGAAGTGCAATGACTTTACCCTTAAAATTATCATGGTCGATGTTCAACCAACTGGGTACTCCACGTCGTGCAATCGCAGACAAATTTTCCTTTACAGCACCAATGCTTTGACTTTTATCTTTTAAAAGTATTTCATCGTTAACAGAAACAAGAAATGAAGGTATATTTACTTTTCTGCCATTGACAAGAAAGTGATTATGTCTGACTAATTGACGAGCCTGATTTCTGGAGGAAGCAAATCCAAGTCTATAAAGTACATTATCTAGTCTACGTTCAAGCATTACGAGCAGATTAACGCCTGTTATACCTTTTTGAAGATCAGCTTTTTGAAAATACCTATTAAATTGACCTTCTAGCATACCATACATACGTTTAACTTTTTGCTTTTCACGTAACTGGATAGCATAATCAGACATTTTCTTTAATCGGTCTTGTCCATGTTGCCCTGGTGCAAAAGCACGCCGTTCAAAAGCACATCTATCAGAATAGCATCTATCTCCCTTCAGAAAGAGCTTAATTTTTTCTCTTCGGCATTGACGGCATAAAGCGCCTGTATATCGTGACAATTTACTACCTCCACTTTCTATACAATTAAATAAATGAATATGTATAGTTTCTTTTTACTAAAATGTATTACTCTATGAAAGTAATGATAAAAAGAATTTAAAATTAAACTCTTCTTTTCTTGGGTGGTTTACAACCATTATGAGGAATTGGTGTTACGTCACAAATTTTACTGACTTCTAACCCTACTTGCTGTAATGCCCTAAGCGCTGATTCTCTTCCAGGCCCTGGACCCTTTATATTAACCATTACTTTTCTCATACCACAGTCCATTGCTTTTTTTGCGGCAGTTTCTACAGTATTTTGAGCAGCAAAGGGTGTACTCTTCCGAGAACCTTTGAAACCTAAACAACCAGAACTACACCATGACACTGCGTTACCTTGCTTATCGGAAAATGTCACTAAGGTGTTATTGAAAGTTGATTTAATACTAACAACCCCTTCGGGAATGTTTTTTTTATCCTTACGCTTCACCTTAGTCTTAGGACCTGCCATTTTCTATTCTCCTGATATATGTATATAAAATATAACAATTATTTACTTGCTGATCTTCTTGGACCTCTTCGAGTCCTAGCATTTGTACTAGTCCGCTGTCCTCTGCATGGTAAACCTTTCCGATGTCTGATTCCTCGATAGCTTCCAAGATCCATCATACGTTTAATATCCATAGCGACATTACGCCTTCTATCACCCTCGACACTATGCGATGTTTCGATTATTTTCCGGATTTCGGCTACTTGATTATCGTCGAGACTATCACTATTCATATTATGAGCAATATTGACTTCATCAAGTATTCTCATTGCACTTGTTTTACCTATTCCATGGATATAGGTAAGTGCAATAACCATATGTTTATTTTTCGGTAAATCTACACCAGCTATACGTGCCAAGTTCTTACTCCCAAATATTTTGATTCACTATATGTAGGTCTCAACTAAATTTTCTTAAATATCTTAGTGTTACCCCTGACGCTGCTTATGTTTTTTTACTTTGCAAGAAACCCGAACAACTCCACTTCTTTTAAAGATCTTACATTCACTGCAAATTTTTTTTACTGATGATCTAACTTTCATGATGTTTGCCTTTACTTGTCAAAGTTATCTATTGGCCTTTCCACGAAATACTATCCTACCACGGGTCAAATCGTAGGGTGACAGTTCAATTGTTACTTTGTCTCCAGGAAGTATTTTAATAAAATGCATACGCATTTTACCTG harbors:
- a CDS encoding iron-containing alcohol dehydrogenase, with the protein product MILSPDFTVRQPTTIRFGCGAIADLGMIVKNLKGTKVFLVADPGVVAANLMGKITKPLDDEAIPFTIFTEIDPEPGLRLADRGAELARQAGADCVVGVGGGSAMDVAKAVSILLTNGGCAENYLGLGKIAKAGVPKIMVPTTAGTGAEVSFTAVFINEKTSSKGGMNGDPLYPEAAILDPELTLTMPPHVTAATGIDAFTHAIEAFVSTQSHPISDMYALEAMKLISASLPKVYAHGGNISARTDMLLGSMLAGKALATAGVGLVHAMAYPLGGMFGIPHGLANAVLLPYVLQYNLLGAPEKYARVAALLGCEVKGIGHKEAARCVVEAVFELNMEIGIPATLADLNIPGDKIPEMAKIALTVTRPVENNPRRPTYDDVVNIYQVALNGWD
- a CDS encoding DUF615 domain-containing protein, coding for MEQFISRSEHKRRGKTLEELASELVNLSASEIKRLTCEDFLKEEIKSASGMSGGAKKRQTKYIAKCLRQTDCEPLFSFLDEKKGSKLKENKVFHELERLRDDIISEALIAMREAATRHEKLDSSWDSETIDVAAHQFPGIDKNSLKNTAIQYVRSRKPTFNRELFRLLKAARDQQQFGDDADTSGSQPEE
- a CDS encoding DNA-binding protein — protein: MEYRSGKTGRIIVIRFDNDDDLLQGLKHIVQKEGIKAAYFTIFGGLQQADVVTGPIEPTIPPVPVWAKIDEAREVVGLGSIFLDENDEPRIHLHSALGHHGQTTTACIRKGTKTYLLLEAYLTEILEINITRPWFADGQFYRICFS
- a CDS encoding 50S ribosomal protein L17, which gives rise to MRHRKAGRRLGRNSSHRDAMIRNMVTSLFEHERIVTTTPKAKEARKMVDKMMTLAKRGDLHARRQALAFMKKDEIVAKLFDNLKNDYMDRNGGYTRIIRTGNRIGDAAPMAILELVNYKESESSEIITESN
- a CDS encoding DNA-directed RNA polymerase subunit alpha, which encodes MTHTDLNIQMDSDPIYRNWTELILPERLEVDSATHTNRYGKFTCQPLERGFATTVGNCLRRILLSSIQGAAITSVNIEGAHHEYSTIPGVLEDVIEIILNLKEVRLRLNSQNSAVIRIEKTDKGPVTAADIISPDGMVEVMNPEQHICTITGSEGKMVAEFQVRWGKGYSPAENNKTEDMSIDTFPIDAIFTPIQKVKIVVSQARVGQQTDYDKLTMEIHTDGSITPENSLAYAAKILKEQMRIFINFDEDRVEPEIEQSSDATLIAVNENLYRSVDDLELSVRSANCLRNADIKYIGELVQKTETEMLKTKNFGRKSLNEIKQLLSEMGLSLGMKVEGWVQPPSQEPQEDL
- the rpsD gene encoding 30S ribosomal protein S4, with protein sequence MSRYTGALCRQCRREKIKLFLKGDRCYSDRCAFERRAFAPGQHGQDRLKKMSDYAIQLREKQKVKRMYGMLEGQFNRYFQKADLQKGITGVNLLVMLERRLDNVLYRLGFASSRNQARQLVRHNHFLVNGRKVNIPSFLVSVNDEILLKDKSQSIGAVKENLSAIARRGVPSWLNIDHDNFKGKVIALPNREEITMPIQENLIVELYSK
- the rpsK gene encoding 30S ribosomal protein S11, translated to MAGPKTKVKRKDKKNIPEGVVSIKSTFNNTLVTFSDKQGNAVSWCSSGCLGFKGSRKSTPFAAQNTVETAAKKAMDCGMRKVMVNIKGPGPGRESALRALQQVGLEVSKICDVTPIPHNGCKPPKKRRV
- the rpsM gene encoding 30S ribosomal protein S13, encoding MARIAGVDLPKNKHMVIALTYIHGIGKTSAMRILDEVNIAHNMNSDSLDDNQVAEIRKIIETSHSVEGDRRRNVAMDIKRMMDLGSYRGIRHRKGLPCRGQRTSTNARTRRGPRRSASK
- the rpmJ gene encoding 50S ribosomal protein L36, translating into MKVRSSVKKICSECKIFKRSGVVRVSCKVKKHKQRQG
- the infA gene encoding translation initiation factor IF-1; the protein is MAKEEAIQVEGTIIEPLPNAMFRVELENGHKVLAHISGKMRMHFIKILPGDKVTIELSPYDLTRGRIVFRGKANR